TGATGTGTACGCCCTGGAAAAGCAACATCTACAAAAGGTCTCAGATCTTTAAAGATAGCGTTATTCACTTTGAATTGAACAGGTACAGTGTCCGAGAAGGTACGTATCGAAAGGACGCGCTACATATCGACTAATTGTTGAAAACTGTGGAGTCTTATTTATCAAAAACGGCTTAATTCTACTTAATGATTACAATGGTTTAGGAATCCAACAGAAACAGACAAATAAATTCGATTTTCGTATGAATTTTTGAGTCGATTTACCTTTTGACTATATTACTAAAACTTTGGTAAGATTAAAAAGTAGATTATAATGAACCGGGGTGGCCGAAGATTGATTGGAGACCGTATTAGGAAACTCAGGTTGGATAGAGGCTTGTCGCTCTCAGAACTTGCAGAACGAGCAGATGTTGCTAAATCGTATATCAGTTCTATTGAGCGAAATTTACAAACGAATCCATCGCTGCAGTTTTTGGAGAAGATTTCCGCCGTATTAGGGGTAGCTGTGGATAGTCTGATTCTAGACTCAGAATCAGTAGACCCAAATGATTTGGACAGGGAGTGGACGGAGTTAGTCAGGGAGGCCATGTCCTCAGGAGTATCCAAAGAACAGTTTAAGGAATTTCTTGAGTATAACAGGTGGAAACAGGATCAATCAAAGGGTGATTGATCACTGAATTTCCGAAATATCGCAGTAAAATAACCTGGGATTCCTGGCATTCATTTTGGAGCTACATAAATATTTCAACGAGTACCTCAATGTTTTCCGTGTTATTGGGATGGTCGAATGTAAAATTAATAAACAGGAAATACATGAGACATAGGTTGTTTATGTTGCAAAGCGATCCACTGAGGAATGTTGTGGTTGCTGCGGCTTCGTACCTTTTCGATTGTTCGGTAGAAGAACAGGGAAGTTGAGCCGTCTTTAAAAATAAGCCAGTGTTTCCGCGTTTCCATCTATAAGAATTGCCGCTGTTAAAACTGTTCGAAGGTGTCACCCTTTTCCTTTGGATCGATTGCGCCCGTAGTTCAACATCAAGCGAAGCCGCTTCCGTCATTTATTTATGATTGAGTTCTTGTTATAATGATTCAAAAAATCTAGTGACAAGTCACCCTAAGCAAGCCTTTTTTCAACAACTTACTCGTCGGTGTGTTGAAGAGGCCGCGGGCGCAAAACTAGCTAATAAAATTGCTGAAATCCTCTGTAGGATATGAAAAATGGCACTAAGACACTTTTATTATAGTTCATATCAAGCTAGCTTTCACCGAAAACATATTGTGGAGCACCGCCATTTTCTTGCGGTGGAATACCTTGTTCTGCGTCATTCACAATTAAGTAGTTGAAATCAAAGGATTAAATCAGCGGAAGAATTACAAAATACCCTCGTTCAATCAAGTAGATGAATGAGGGTATTTTGTGTTCTTAATTCTTACTGATGGCTGATCCAGATATTTTTTTGTTCAATCAACAGTTGTAACTGCGGGCTGCGTGGCTTGCCAACCGTCGTCAACAACCACTGGGTCACTTCCAGGTCATCGCGCGTGAGCGAGTGATAATCGGGATATTGATCAGGCTTGTACGGTTTTAAGCCCGGTGTGAGCGCGTAGTACAAGTTGTGATCTGGCATCACCCACAGCATCGCTGTCGATTCAACTCCGGTTAACATCGGCTCCGCAAGCGCCAACTTTTGCGGATCTTGATCAAGTCTATACGACTCCAGTAAATACATGAGATTGGACAAATGATGGTTGAGCGAAATGTGACTCATTTGTGAACCCTCGCCGCCAACGTAATCCGGAACGAGGATCCCGCCGTTCGGTGTTGGAACCGCGTGCTTCTTTATATAATTTTGTTGATAATCGTCCCACTTTTTTAAAGCGGCGGCAATTTGCGGATCGCCCTCTTTTTTCTTCATAAAACGCATTAAAAAGGTCACGTTATCCGCATTGCGACGATTGTCCATGTAGTTGTACTCAATTTGATAATCGCCCGATAACCATAACGATTTCGGGACGGTCGGCCAAAACCCCTCGGCGTTTTGGCGCTTAATCGAAGCGTAGGCCAAATGGGTCGCCACATCTTCGAACAACGTTCCATTGATCTCCGCATCGATTAAGGGAACCATCCGCATCCCGAGCACGTTAGCCGGATTCAAATAAAAAGAATTAGGCGCGTACGGTCGGTAGTTATTCGGCGTGAGATAGTAGGCCCCGTCAACCGATAATTTTTTGTCGTGTTGCAACTCTAGCTGGCTCGCTTCACGAACGGCGGCCGGATTATCCCATTTTATCAACGGCTTTGTCGACAACAGGCCCCACGTATCTGAAAAGACCGTCGCGTTCGTCGGCAGCGGCACCGTGTATGTAATGCGATCTTCGCCACGGACAATCTCAGTCGGTCTCCGTTGCTCCGCTACTTCTTGGAACACGGTATGCCCGATTGGC
This genomic window from Ammoniphilus oxalaticus contains:
- a CDS encoding helix-turn-helix domain-containing protein translates to MIGDRIRKLRLDRGLSLSELAERADVAKSYISSIERNLQTNPSLQFLEKISAVLGVAVDSLILDSESVDPNDLDREWTELVREAMSSGVSKEQFKEFLEYNRWKQDQSKGD